From the Quercus lobata isolate SW786 chromosome 6, ValleyOak3.0 Primary Assembly, whole genome shotgun sequence genome, one window contains:
- the LOC115950820 gene encoding uncharacterized protein LOC115950820, with amino-acid sequence MNHRKAHSQGSIPFSWEDKPGICKVNTECPTDIRVRLHALKLKSSQSPPTPCISDSTTTAKVSAQNIKIPLPPCPQLQPPRRSNSVKRHRWQEDPFLVAYKECTKSIVESGKAPSASKKVVESRLRKTKSIFSCKNSCEVQEDNTLKFSKLPPLPTEKFGVSRQERQELHRALLQEL; translated from the coding sequence ATGAATCACAGAAAGGCTCATTCACAAGGAAGCATTCCCTTTTCATGGGAGGACAAGCCTGGGATCTGCAAGGTTAACACAGAGTGCCCTACTGATATAAGAGTAAGACTACATGCCCTCAAACTAAAATCATCACAATCACCACCTACTCCATGTATTTCAGATAGTACCACTACTGCTAAGGTTTCGGCTCAAAACATTAAGATCCCTCTTCCACCATGCCCACAACTACAACCTCCTCGCAGAAGCAATTCTGTTAAGAGACACAGATGGCAGGAAGACCCTTTTCTTGTGGCCTACAAGGAGTGCACCAAAAGTATTGTGGAAAGTGGTAAGGCCCCTAGTGCAAGTAAGAAGGTTGTTGAGTCCAGACTAAGGAAGACTAAGTCCATTTTTTCCTGCAAGAATTCATGTGAAGTTCAAGAAGATAATACACTGAAGTTCTCTAAGCTCCCTCCTCTTCCTACGGAGAAATTTGGTGTGTCAAGGCAAGAGAGACAAGAATTACATAGAGCATTACTTCAGGAACTCTAA